A genomic window from Triticum urartu cultivar G1812 chromosome 7, Tu2.1, whole genome shotgun sequence includes:
- the LOC125520067 gene encoding probable serine/threonine-protein kinase SIS8 isoform X4 — protein MKNFLRKLHIGDSAGDGASSPAPPLPSSKKGGGGGGGAGGHHASSGISSWLSSVAGRPHPPQPPLLAAAAAAAVETEAEELALASSIGERQAEEEDTARRDERKEDRKREIEKQEKREDELEEYHMQLALEMSAREDPEAMQIEVAKQISLGSCPLQSSAAEVVAFRYWSFSALSYDDKILDGFYDIWATGGKPALRTIPSLMELHQQPFSLGAKTEAVLVNRAQDSELVDLGQKALNMAVDFRSQTSHSVGRVLIQRLAILVANHMGGPVVDPENVLLKYQNMSSSLRASIRSSVMPLGRITIGLARHRALLFKVLADNLDVPCRLVKGRQYTGSDDGALNIVKLNDGREYIVDLMSDPGTLIASDGADLGREFEESSFADNHQGDKDDGDTQLRSCISEPSSSVCGSFENESKGSTPTNVVDPYCVTTSQTRNQGSLQSSSLGELSAGSHASESLPIIKESRNADHTLAVKNKEKPIAANKSSSSSPSSSEVGSAPAVRRTKVKDVSEYMISAAKDNPQLAEKIHAVLLENGVVPPPDLFSEESREQPKDLIVYDTSLFQTKGEMIKRMNELESTSHDESDHGPSLPPHPGYEHQTKVVPYRPKPVQGMGIYHPSNFHDNSNPSLPLYESSALAREYPFQLIKQMPVTAAAVATAAVVASSMVVAAAKSNSDIKLDVPVAAAATAAAVVATSAAVKQYEYMDPGCQLISLPSSSEANGPVHRVRPDCWDKDQLEVDHGQENALEQGNALVEVPREAERISDKSIGTESVRSDVTMDDVAEFEIQWEEIVLGERVGLGSFGEVYRGEWHGTLDDGPTYHIMLHYDSAQRVGQQLSLNRLASRLATVGVTVGA, from the exons ATGAAGAACTTCCTCCGGAAGCTCCACATCGGCGACTCCGCCGGCGACGGCGCCTCGTCGCCCGCGCCTCCCCTCCCGTCCTCCAaaaagggcggcggcggcggcggcggggccgggGGCCACCACGCGTCCTCTGGAATCTCGAGCTGGCTCAGCTCCGTGGCCGGGCGCCCGCACCCGCCGCAGCCGCCCTTGCTGGCGGctgcggctgcggcggcggtggagacggaggcggaggagCTGGCGCTGGCGTCGTCGATTGGGGAGAGGCAGGCGGAGGAGGAGGACACGGCGAGGAGGGACGAGCGGAAGGAGGACAGGAAGAGGGAGATTGAGAAGCAGGAGAAACGGGAGGACGAGCTGGAGGAGTACCACATGCAGCTAGCGCTGGAGATGAGCGCGCGGGAGGACCCCGAGGCGATGCAGATCGAGGTGGCCAAGCAGATCAGCCTCGGCTCCTGCCCGCTCCAGAGCTCCGCCGCGGAGGTCGTCGCCTTCCGCTACTGG AGTTTCAGTGCCCTTAGCTATGACGACAAAATATTGGATGGTTTCTATGACATTTGGGCCACTGGGGGCAAGCCCGCACTGCGAACCATACCCTCTCTGATGGAGCTGCATCAGCAACCTTTTTCTCTTGGAGCTAAAACAGAAGCTGTGTTGGTCAACAGAGCACAAGACTCTGAACTTGTAGACCTTGGGCAGAAGGCACTCAACATGGCCGTTGACTTCCGCTCTCAAACTTCACATTCTGTTGGCCGTGTTTTAATTCAGAGGCTAGCTATTTTAGTGGCAAACCACATGGGTGGGCCAGTTGTTGATCCAGAAAACGTGCTCTTGAAGTACCAGAATATGAGTAGTTCTCTGAGAGCTAGTATTAGAAGCTCCGTCATGCCTCTTGGCCGCATCACAATTGGCCTGGCTCGTCACCGTGCGCTGCTTTTTAAG GTGTTGGCCGACAACCTTGATGTTCCTTGTCGACTAGTCAAAGGAAGGCAGTACACTGGATCAGATGATGGAGCCTTGAACATTGTGAAATTGAATGATGGAAG GGAATACATTGTCGATCTCATGTCAGATCCTGGTACTCTTATTGCTTCAGACGGTGCAGACTTGGGTAGAGAATTTGAAGAAAGTTCCTTTGCAGATAACCACCAAGGTGACAAAGATGACGGCGACACTCAGTTGCGATCTTGTATTAGTGAACCTTCAAGTTCTGTGTGTGGTTCTTTTGAAAACGAGTCAAAAGGATCCACACCTACCAATGTTGTGGATCCGTATTGTGTAACAACTAGCCAGACTCGTAACCAAGGATCTTTGCAATCAAGTTCATTGGGGGAACTATCAGCTGGCTCACATGCAAGTGAAAGTTTGCCTATTATCAAGGAATCTAGAAATGCAGACCATACCTTGGCTGTGAAGAACAAAGAAAAGCCGATTGCAGCAAATAAGTCATCGTCAAGTTCACCTTCGTCTTCTGAGGTTGGTAGCGCTCCAGCTGTAAGGAGGACGAAGGTGAAAGATGTCTCAGAGTATATGATTAGTGCTGCAAAAGATAACCCCCAGTTAGCTGAGAAGATCCATGCTGTATTACTAGAAAATGGAGTTGTGCCACCACCTGATTTGTTTTCAGAAGAATCTAGGGAACAACCAAAAGACCTAATTGTGTATGACACATCTCTGTTTCAAACGAAAGGTGAAATGATAAAGCGGATGAATGAGCTTGAATCCACATCACATGATGAAAGTGATCATGGTCCTTCGTTGCCACCTCATCCTGGATATGAACACCAAACAAAGGTTGTTCCTTACCGGCCTAAACCTGTCCAAGGAATGGGTATTTATCACCCCTCAAATTTCCATGATAACAGTAATCCATCTTTACCTCTGTATGAATCATCTGCACTTGCCCGGGAATACCCATTTCAACTCATAAAGCAAATGCCTGTTACAGCTGCTGCAGTTGCAACTGCTGCAGTGGTTGCATCTTCAATGGTTGTTGCTGCAGCTAAATCTAACAGTGATATTAAACTAGATGTCCctgttgctgctgctgccactgctgctgctgttgttgctaCATCCGCTGCTGTTAAGCAATATGAATACATGGATCCGGGTTGTCAATTGATTAGCTTGCCTAGTTCTTCAGAGGCAAATGGACCAGTCCATAGAGTTCGACCTGACTGCTGGGATAAAGATCAGCTGGAAGTTGATCATGGACAAGAAAATGCTCTCGAGCAAGGAAATGCTTTGGTTGAAGTCCCTCGGGAAGCTGAACGGATCTCTGACAAGTCAATCGGGACAGAGAGTGTAAGATCTGATGTAACTATGGACGATGTTGCAGAGTTTGAGATCCAATGGGAAGAAATTGTTCTAGGAGAACGTGTTGGGCTAG GATCTTTTGGAGAAGTGTACAGAGGGGAATGGCATGGAACA TTGGATGATGGACCTACCTACCACATTATGCTTCACTATGATAGTGCCCAAAGAGTCGGACAGCAACTGTCTTTGAACCGCTTGGCTTCGCGCTTGGCCACCGTTGGTGTTACTGTGGGAGCATGA